In Drosophila yakuba strain Tai18E2 chromosome X, Prin_Dyak_Tai18E2_2.1, whole genome shotgun sequence, a single genomic region encodes these proteins:
- the LOC6524355 gene encoding RNA polymerase-associated protein RTF1 homolog, protein MSGHRSRHGRRPAAEIVRELRNLRSSPLRIDDENEAWAEGYEKPPPPDLPVTSRDQLEQLRLSRHRIGLLLIRPAFEQAVTGCFVRVNVNGQEELPDHRIAEVLGICELDFGYKVEQIPTNVALRLRYEDLVMQHEINDVSNLAFTQDEFELWRDNCVNQALSPPTTHMVTRKKVELYNALQSEAKPLSLIQRTFSFALRPPQKSGIMERHGAVYPWRLKHPLPFVPQPPVMPPPKNPPRGLTYRPKLETVAEEEEPEDIGTGTAKILTIGTTFNDLLS, encoded by the exons ATGTCTGGCCATCGATCGCGACACGGTCGCCGTCCGGCAGCGGAAATAGTCCGCGAACTGAGGAATCTTCGATCCTCGCCTCTGCGAATCGACGACGAGAACGAGGCATGGGCGGAGGGCTACGAGAAGCCGCCCCCTCCAGATCTTCCGGTGACCAGTCGCGATCAATTGGAGCAGCTACGTTTGAGTCGCCACCGTATTGGCCTGCTCCTGATCCGTCCCGCTTTTGAGCAGGCCGTCACTGGGTGCTTTGTCCGGGTGAACGTCAATGGCCAGGAGGAGTTGCCCGATCATCGGATCGCCGAGGTGCTGGGCATCTGCGAACTGGACTTTGGCTACAAGGTGGAGCAAATACCCACGAATGTAGCGCTGAGGCTCCGCTACGAGGACCTGGTGATGCAGCACGAGATCAACGATGTATCCAATTTGGCCTTTACCCAGGATGAATTCGAATTGTGGCGCGATAACTGCGTTAACCAGGCACTCAgtccacccaccacccacatgGTGACGCGCAAGAAGGTCGAGCTGTACAACGCCCTGCAGTCAGAGGCCAAGCCATTATCCCTGATCCAAAGGACCTTCTCCTTCGCCCTGAGGCCCCCGCAGAAAAGCGGCATCATGGAGCGACATGGCGCCGTTTATCCCTGGCGATTGAAGCATCCCCTCCCGTTCGTGCCGCAACCACCGGTCATGCCACCGCCTAAAAATCCGCCCAGGGGTCTCACCTATCGCCCCAAACTAGAAACCGTAGCAGAGGAGGAGGAACCGGAGGACATCGGCACTGGCACTG CGAAGATATTGACAATTGGCACAACTTTTAATGACTTGCTATCATAA